Proteins from a single region of Nakamurella alba:
- a CDS encoding VOC family protein, translated as MAITRISSIRIITDDLPRLAGFYETVTELPATWATPDFAEISTPTFVLAMGSTSTVALFGEGSAQAADNHSVIVEFLVDDVDAEFARLAATGAPVVQPPTDMPWGNRSLLIRDPDGSLVNLFTPVTEQAVAKWGLR; from the coding sequence ATGGCCATCACCAGGATCAGTTCGATCCGCATCATCACCGACGACCTGCCGCGGCTGGCCGGCTTCTACGAGACCGTCACCGAGCTGCCGGCGACCTGGGCCACCCCGGACTTCGCCGAGATCAGCACACCCACCTTCGTTCTCGCGATGGGCAGCACCAGCACCGTGGCCCTGTTCGGCGAGGGGTCGGCGCAGGCCGCCGACAACCACAGCGTCATCGTCGAGTTCCTCGTCGACGACGTGGACGCCGAGTTCGCCCGGCTGGCCGCGACCGGTGCGCCGGTGGTGCAGCCGCCGACCGACATGCCCTGGGGCAACCGGTCCCTGCTGATCCGCGATCCGGACGGCAGCCTGGTCAACCTGTTCACCCCGGTGACCGAGCAGGCGGTCGCGAAATGGGGCCTACGCTGA
- a CDS encoding helix-turn-helix transcriptional regulator produces the protein MPRPTARVLALLEILQGGRTHTVAELAERLGVDDRTVRRYVTHLLDLEVPVVTVRGRYGGYHLAPGFRIPPLMLTDDEALAVLLGLRAGRRSGTFPATVGEVATATEAKIRRVLPARTAARLDALLLVAHDTAAAAAPEVGTEVLLRLAGATHDRRPVRIRHTRRDGSATDRTLHPHGLVAHRGHWYVTGVDPDLDEQRTFRVDRIDRVSLQDGTFDPPDDADPVAAVLEALAATPWRYDVRVLARLPAADLLARLPAGLATVRELPSRPGWSRIRLRAEQLDWLPGLLLGLGAEVVVERPAELRAEVRAAGERLLAAAGGSDVTRFPVDEG, from the coding sequence GTGCCCCGGCCGACCGCCCGCGTCCTGGCCCTGCTGGAGATCCTGCAGGGCGGCCGGACGCACACCGTCGCCGAGCTGGCGGAACGGCTGGGGGTCGACGACCGGACGGTGCGCCGGTACGTCACGCACCTGCTCGACCTGGAGGTGCCGGTGGTCACGGTGCGCGGCCGGTACGGCGGATACCACCTGGCGCCCGGATTCCGGATACCGCCGCTGATGCTGACCGACGACGAGGCACTGGCCGTGCTGCTCGGGCTCCGGGCCGGCCGTCGCTCCGGCACCTTCCCGGCGACGGTCGGCGAGGTGGCTACGGCGACCGAGGCGAAGATCCGCCGGGTGCTGCCGGCCCGGACCGCAGCCCGGCTGGACGCGCTGCTGCTGGTCGCGCACGACACCGCCGCTGCGGCGGCGCCGGAGGTGGGCACCGAGGTGCTGCTGCGTCTGGCCGGGGCGACGCACGACCGGCGGCCGGTGCGGATCCGGCACACCCGCCGGGACGGCAGCGCGACCGACCGCACCTTGCACCCGCACGGCCTGGTGGCACATCGCGGCCACTGGTACGTCACCGGCGTCGACCCGGACCTCGACGAGCAACGCACCTTCCGGGTCGACCGGATCGACCGGGTGTCGTTGCAGGACGGGACGTTCGACCCCCCGGACGACGCCGACCCGGTGGCGGCGGTGCTCGAAGCGCTGGCCGCCACCCCGTGGCGGTACGACGTCCGGGTGCTGGCCCGGCTGCCGGCCGCCGATCTGCTCGCGCGGCTGCCCGCCGGCCTGGCGACCGTCCGGGAGCTGCCGTCCCGGCCGGGCTGGTCGCGGATCCGGCTGCGGGCCGAGCAGCTGGACTGGCTGCCGGGCCTGCTGCTGGGTCTGGGTGCCGAGGTGGTGGTGGAGCGCCCGGCGGAGCTGCGCGCCGAGGTCCGCGCCGCCGGCGAGCGACTGCTCGCGGCGGCCGGTGGGTCCGATGTCACACGCTTCCCGGTGGACGAGGGGTGA
- a CDS encoding acyl-CoA carboxylase subunit beta, with protein sequence MVDEVPAAGTPAAPHTTAGKLEDLLRRESEHLHAGSEAAVERQHAKGKFTARERIDMLLDPGSFVEFDAYARHRSTTFGMERNRPYGDGVVTGYGTVDGREICVFSQDVTVFGGALGEVYGEKIVKVMDLAIRSGRPLVGINEGGGARIQEGVVSLGLYAEIFKRNVHASGVIPQISLIMGAAAGGHVYSPALTDFVVMVDKTSQMFITGPDVVKTVTGEDVTLEELGGARTHNTRSGNAHYLGGDEQDAIDYVRELLSFLPSNNLSLPPVDPDVDPAGVDLEATDEDLALDVLIPDSANQPYDMHEVIRTVLDDGHFLEVQQLFAPNIVVGFGRVAGRSVGVVANQPQHLAGTLDIDASEKAARFVRTCDAFNIPVLTLVDVPGFLPGTDQEWNGIIRRGAKLIYAYAEATVPLVTVITRKAYGGAYDVMGSKHLGADVNLAWPTAQIAVVGSQGAVNILYRRDLAAAGDGAAELRAKLQTEYEDTLVNPYVAAERGYVDAVIRPSETRAQVTRALRMLADKRADLPSKKHGNIPL encoded by the coding sequence GTGGTCGACGAGGTTCCGGCTGCCGGTACTCCGGCGGCTCCGCACACGACGGCGGGGAAGCTGGAAGATCTGCTGCGGCGCGAGTCCGAGCACCTGCACGCGGGTTCCGAGGCCGCCGTCGAGCGGCAGCACGCGAAGGGCAAGTTCACCGCCCGCGAGCGGATCGACATGCTGCTCGATCCCGGCTCGTTCGTCGAGTTCGACGCCTATGCGCGGCACCGGTCGACCACCTTCGGGATGGAGCGCAACCGGCCGTACGGCGATGGCGTGGTCACCGGGTACGGCACCGTCGACGGCCGCGAGATCTGCGTGTTCTCGCAGGATGTCACCGTGTTCGGCGGGGCGCTGGGCGAGGTCTACGGCGAGAAGATCGTCAAGGTGATGGATCTGGCGATCCGCTCCGGGCGGCCGCTGGTCGGGATCAACGAGGGCGGCGGCGCCCGCATCCAGGAGGGCGTGGTCTCGCTCGGCCTGTACGCGGAGATCTTCAAGCGCAACGTGCACGCGTCCGGCGTCATCCCGCAGATCTCGCTCATCATGGGTGCGGCGGCCGGTGGGCACGTCTACTCCCCCGCGCTCACCGACTTCGTGGTGATGGTCGACAAGACCAGCCAGATGTTCATCACCGGACCGGATGTCGTGAAGACGGTGACCGGCGAGGACGTGACGCTGGAGGAGCTGGGTGGTGCGCGGACGCACAACACCCGGTCCGGCAACGCGCACTACCTGGGCGGCGACGAGCAGGACGCGATCGACTACGTGCGGGAGCTGCTGTCCTTCCTGCCGTCGAACAACCTGTCGCTGCCGCCGGTGGACCCGGACGTCGACCCGGCCGGCGTCGACCTGGAGGCGACCGACGAGGATCTCGCGCTGGACGTGCTGATCCCGGACTCGGCGAACCAGCCGTACGACATGCACGAGGTGATCCGCACCGTCCTGGACGACGGCCACTTCCTCGAGGTGCAGCAGCTGTTCGCGCCGAACATCGTGGTCGGCTTCGGTCGGGTGGCGGGCCGCAGCGTGGGGGTGGTCGCGAACCAGCCGCAGCACCTGGCCGGGACGCTGGACATCGACGCCTCGGAGAAGGCGGCGCGGTTCGTCCGCACCTGCGACGCGTTCAACATCCCGGTGCTGACCCTGGTGGACGTACCGGGCTTCCTGCCGGGGACCGACCAGGAGTGGAACGGCATCATCCGGCGCGGGGCGAAGCTGATCTATGCCTACGCCGAGGCGACCGTCCCGCTGGTCACCGTGATCACCCGCAAGGCCTACGGCGGGGCGTACGACGTGATGGGCTCCAAGCACCTGGGTGCCGACGTGAACCTGGCCTGGCCGACCGCGCAGATCGCCGTGGTCGGGTCGCAGGGTGCGGTGAACATCCTCTACCGCCGGGATCTCGCCGCGGCCGGCGACGGTGCCGCGGAGCTGCGGGCGAAGCTGCAGACCGAGTACGAGGACACGCTGGTCAACCCGTACGTGGCCGCCGAGCGCGGGTACGTGGACGCGGTGATCCGGCCCAGCGAGACCCGCGCCCAGGTGACGCGCGCGTTGCGGATGCTGGCCGACAAGCGGGCCGATCTGCCGTCGAAGAAGCACGGGAACATTCCCCTGTGA
- a CDS encoding acyl-CoA carboxylase subunit epsilon yields the protein MSERTDVAADEDAAVVLAVVNAVLAGAGEPEPVAPRSVWSDPSFRRGRPAPGPLTWWASGSRR from the coding sequence GTGAGCGAGCGAACCGATGTTGCTGCGGACGAGGACGCGGCGGTGGTGCTGGCCGTGGTGAACGCGGTACTGGCCGGTGCCGGCGAGCCGGAACCCGTTGCCCCACGGTCGGTGTGGTCGGATCCGTCGTTCCGCCGTGGGCGCCCGGCGCCGGGCCCGCTGACCTGGTGGGCGTCCGGGAGCCGTCGGTGA
- a CDS encoding nucleoside triphosphate pyrophosphatase has translation MTTVLASASPARLAVLRAAGIDPVVRVSGVDEKAIEAAHAGGDPADTVAALARAKAEAVLPQLADDVREAVVIGCDSMLLMNGTLRGKPANEADARLQWAEMAGGTGDLLTGHAVVRVSGGERVATAVGTERTVIRFGRPEPHEIDAYLATGEPLHVAGSLTIDGYGGWFVDGVDGDPSSVIGISLPLTRSLLAGIGVGVTDLWRAL, from the coding sequence CTGACCACCGTGCTGGCGTCGGCCTCGCCGGCCCGGCTGGCGGTGCTGCGCGCGGCCGGGATCGATCCGGTCGTCCGGGTGTCCGGGGTCGACGAGAAAGCCATCGAGGCCGCGCATGCCGGGGGCGATCCGGCCGACACGGTGGCGGCGCTGGCCCGGGCGAAGGCGGAGGCGGTGCTGCCGCAGCTGGCGGACGACGTCCGGGAGGCGGTGGTCATCGGCTGCGACTCCATGCTGCTGATGAACGGCACCCTGCGCGGCAAGCCGGCGAACGAGGCCGATGCGCGGCTGCAGTGGGCCGAGATGGCCGGTGGGACCGGCGATCTGCTCACCGGCCATGCCGTGGTGCGGGTGTCCGGGGGCGAGCGGGTGGCCACCGCGGTCGGCACCGAGCGCACGGTGATCCGGTTCGGCCGGCCGGAGCCGCACGAGATCGACGCGTACCTGGCGACCGGCGAGCCGCTGCACGTGGCCGGATCGCTGACGATCGACGGGTACGGCGGTTGGTTCGTCGACGGCGTCGACGGCGACCCGAGTTCGGTCATCGGCATCTCGCTCCCCCTGACCCGTTCCCTGCTCGCCGGCATCGGTGTCGGCGTGACGGACCTCTGGCGGGCCTTGTGA
- a CDS encoding acetyl/propionyl/methylcrotonyl-CoA carboxylase subunit alpha produces MHTVLIANRGEIAVRVARACTDAGLRSVAVYADPDADAPHVSLADEAYALGGSTSAETYLDIPKLLDVAARSGADAVHPGYGFLSENADFAQAVLDAGLTWIGPSPQAIRDLGDKVTARHIAQRAGAPLTPGTPDPVSGADEVVAFADEFGLPVAIKAAFGGGGRGLKVARTREEIPELYESAVREAVSAFGRGECFVERYLDKPRHVEAQVLADTHGTVIVVGTRDCSLQRRYQKLVEEAPAPFLTDEQRAQIHAAAKAICREAGYYGAGTVEFIIGQDGLISFLEVNTRLQVEHPVSEETSGLDLVREQFRIAEGEKLRWTEDPAPRGHSIEFRINGEDPGRGFLPAPGTVTAFVAPSGPGVRLDSGVVTGSVVSGNFDSLLAKLIVTGADRDEALARSRRALAEMKVEGMATALSFHRVVVDDPAFTAPDGDFTVHTRWIETEFDNTIAPFTGAADVADGGEVTKTVVVAEVNGRRVTVSLPSDLFAGGPARKAAPAKAKRSNRSRGGAAAGGDSVVAPMQGTVVKVAVSVGDVVAAGDLVAVVEAMKMENPITAHQAGTVASVAVSPGDAVTSGAVIAEITAGE; encoded by the coding sequence GTGCACACAGTGCTGATCGCGAACCGCGGGGAGATCGCCGTCCGCGTCGCCCGGGCCTGCACCGACGCCGGCCTGCGCTCGGTCGCCGTCTACGCCGACCCGGACGCGGACGCCCCGCACGTGAGCCTCGCCGACGAGGCCTACGCGCTGGGTGGCTCGACCTCCGCCGAGACCTACCTGGACATCCCGAAGCTGCTCGACGTGGCCGCCCGCAGCGGCGCCGATGCGGTGCACCCCGGCTACGGGTTCCTCTCGGAGAACGCCGATTTCGCACAGGCGGTGCTGGATGCGGGGCTGACCTGGATCGGTCCGTCGCCGCAGGCGATCCGGGACCTGGGCGACAAGGTCACCGCGCGACACATCGCGCAGCGGGCCGGCGCGCCGCTCACCCCCGGTACGCCGGACCCGGTGTCGGGTGCGGACGAGGTGGTCGCGTTCGCCGACGAGTTCGGCCTGCCGGTGGCCATCAAGGCGGCCTTCGGTGGTGGCGGGCGCGGCCTCAAGGTGGCGCGCACCCGTGAGGAGATCCCCGAGCTGTACGAGTCGGCCGTCCGCGAGGCGGTCTCGGCCTTCGGTCGCGGGGAGTGCTTCGTGGAGCGCTATCTCGACAAGCCCCGGCACGTCGAGGCCCAGGTGCTCGCCGACACGCACGGCACCGTCATCGTCGTCGGCACCCGCGACTGCTCGCTGCAGCGCCGGTACCAGAAGCTCGTGGAGGAGGCGCCCGCGCCGTTCCTCACCGACGAGCAGCGCGCGCAGATCCACGCTGCGGCAAAGGCGATCTGCCGGGAGGCCGGCTACTACGGGGCCGGCACGGTGGAGTTCATCATCGGACAGGACGGACTCATCTCCTTCCTCGAGGTCAACACCCGGCTGCAGGTGGAACACCCGGTCTCCGAGGAGACCAGCGGCCTGGACCTGGTGCGCGAGCAGTTCCGCATTGCCGAGGGCGAGAAGCTGCGCTGGACCGAGGATCCGGCCCCGCGCGGGCACTCGATCGAATTCCGGATCAACGGCGAGGACCCGGGTCGCGGCTTCCTCCCGGCGCCCGGCACGGTCACCGCGTTCGTGGCCCCGTCCGGCCCTGGTGTGCGGCTGGACTCCGGCGTGGTCACCGGATCGGTGGTGTCCGGCAACTTCGACTCCCTGCTGGCCAAGCTGATCGTCACCGGCGCCGACCGGGACGAGGCGCTCGCCCGGTCGCGCCGGGCGCTGGCCGAGATGAAGGTCGAGGGCATGGCGACCGCACTGTCCTTCCACCGCGTGGTCGTCGACGACCCGGCGTTCACCGCGCCGGACGGTGACTTCACCGTGCACACGCGTTGGATCGAGACCGAGTTCGACAACACGATCGCCCCGTTCACCGGTGCTGCCGATGTGGCCGACGGGGGCGAGGTCACCAAGACCGTCGTGGTCGCGGAGGTCAACGGCCGCCGCGTGACGGTGAGCCTGCCGTCGGACCTGTTCGCCGGCGGGCCGGCCCGCAAGGCCGCACCGGCGAAGGCCAAGCGCAGCAACCGGTCCCGCGGTGGGGCCGCGGCCGGTGGCGACTCGGTCGTCGCTCCGATGCAGGGCACGGTCGTCAAGGTGGCAGTCTCCGTCGGTGATGTCGTGGCGGCCGGTGATCTGGTCGCGGTGGTCGAGGCGATGAAGATGGAGAACCCGATCACGGCGCACCAGGCGGGCACCGTGGCGTCGGTGGCCGTCAGCCCCGGCGATGCGGTCACCTCCGGCGCGGTCATCGCAGAGATCACCGCCGGCGAATGA